The Dendropsophus ebraccatus isolate aDenEbr1 chromosome 3, aDenEbr1.pat, whole genome shotgun sequence genomic interval CAAAACAAATTGACTTCACATGCACTGAAAAACAGATGGCTGCAGACTCAAGGAACCATACTCAGCCTATATGCACAGCAGTAAACATTCTCTCACAACCCTAATGTACATATACAGAGAAACACAACCTCATGTACAATGCCATTCAGCTCCAGACACACAGCTGGTTGCGCATGGATAAGCAGACTGTTTGCAATGGACATTTAATGTCTGTTGCTTTGGATGTCACTTGCTGGCAAACAGAGCTCCCACTGTCATAAGGGCTCCAAGAGCCACTGCTCCAGTCAGTACAGTTTTCAATGAAGCCCAGTTTCCTTCACGTTGCCTTCGTGCTTCTTCTATAGCTCCATCTCCATAGAGAGTCAGGAACCCATTCTAATAGAGATAAAAACAAAGATAGCCATTAATACTAGTACAAGTTGTATAGTATATGTGAAGAAAAGCTGTATAGTGACATATACTATAGGCCTATACAATAATAAACTCTCATAATATAAGAGCAAGCCTCACCCATCCGCCATTGCTCTGCATCCAATCCCTCAAGTTGGTCTCAATGTAGGTCACCATCCAGTCTTGGATCCGTGGCAGAAGAGGGGCCATCTCCTTGTTGACGCTCTCCGCACAAAGCGCAGCACCAAATACAAAAAATGCTACCACTCGACCCCAATTCACGCCACCTTGGAACAGGCCACTAGCCACCTCTGCAAAATGTGTATATGCTGTGCCAGGGGTCACATGTATCTGTGAGGAGATTTCACTGAAAGCCTGCCGGAAACGTTCCTCAAATTCGTCCCCAGCGGCCCGCATGGCTGAATGCAGAGGACAGGATGCAGGTTGGTTTGGTTCTGGGACTAAACTTCGCTGGCACAATTTATACCTTACAAAGTCTTCCACCAGGGGGCGGGTTCTTGGGTCAGACTGCGCCATCCAGGCTTTCTAAAAGACAGAACACATTCACATCCAGTAAgacaaaagaaataaagaagtTACCCGCAACATAGCAAACAAGTTTTATTGTAGTATAGATCGCAAGGATGAAAAGGGAAATGAAAGAAGTTTCTCACTGTAATGATTTACTAGGGAGACTTTGATATGCAGCCAGGGGAAAGCACTGGACTTTCACATCATACGAGAGATCATACTACAACCCTAGTAGCAGCACTGCAGTGTGGATTGTAAGGGATCATCCTGGCTACAAGAAGGTGCAGTGAGAAATAACTTATGACTGGTCAGTCTGCACTGATCAGACCTCTGCAAGACCTCAATTCTTTacattcaaggggttatccagcattagaaaaacatggccactttcttcaagagacagcacaACTCGTCTCCACTTCAGACATGGTTttcaaataagctccattcaattcaaaggaacggagctgcaaaaccTCACGCAAACTGGAGAATGGTgcggtctctgaaagaaagtggccacgtttacTGGGGGTTGTCCAGTTACCTTTGGAAATATGAAAGTGTGTTCAGACAGGgctaacaaaaataaaatactcACCAGCTGCGACCCCCCTGGCATCGCCATTCTTATGGCACCCAGTCTCTGTGCAGAACTTTCTACTCTCCTCTCGACACAAGCGTTCACTCAGCAAATCAGCGTCCACGGTCATCTcatccagtgactggctgaataaACACTTGTGTCAAGAGGAGAGCAGGAAGtgcccgtcttgactactgcaattccttactaatcggccttccttcctctaaactctcctctctccagtccattctcaatacagcggccaggctcatctccatgtccagcagctataccgatgcctcccccctgtgccagtcatcacaTTGGCATTACATTTAATAGggattaaacacaggatacaatacaaagtcctcctgctcacccacaaggctctccacagtgctgcacctccatacatctcctccctcatctctgtctactgtcctacccgtgccttacgctcctctaacgacttacgagtaacatccaccttgatccgcacctctcacttccgtctccaggacttcacccgagctgcaccaattctatggaatacattacccagactgtcaggctcacctccaatacccaaagcttcaaacgtgccctcaaaactcatctgtttaagcaggcttaccaggttccctaattttcacTGCTACTCTCAAAcccaacccaacccccccccccccccccccacacacacacacacctccaccacgcacacacctccaccacatacacacacacacaccaagcatttaagcacttagacttgtgcatgcaggcattggctggtggcaggttcacccccccttacctgcactgccctatttataatgatggccggaccataagaacaatgaagcactttgcccctctgccattttgtctcgcaccccctcctgatagtctgtaagctgatacatgcgagcagggacctcactcctcatgtatggataattatatgtgtatctctgtaatgtctattttttgtctatgtatgtacccccagaattgtaaagtgctgcggaatctgttggcactatataaataaaatttattaaagcaAGACTGGGCACCACTAGAATGACAGTAGCACGGGATCACAGCAAATCCAGCtggtgctttttattttttaagagtagcttcacacgtaccggatccgctgtggatttcacgctgcgatttgcagcaaaatccgctgcgcatCCTGGTATAGTAaagttctatggggtcccatacccgcagcggaattctcattccgctgcagatatggggacccggcccctttaacccccagctgcccgctgccctggcccagagcatacactacctgctcggcgctgcagctgtgtgaggctccccttgctcctcatcagccaatcagtgcacggcagcactgattggctgatgaggagcaacgggagcttcacacagccgcggtgccaagcaggtaatgtatgctccgtgCCGGGgtcagccctggagcatacatcacctgcttcaGGCACCTGTTTGCTTCGGAGCCttccggcggtcagccaatcagtgcgctgcggtgggccgggagatgctgggaggccctgaagcaagcaggagcctggagcaggtgatgtatgcttcagGCCGGGGCTAAGGGGGTTAAAGGGTCTGGGTTACATATGCGCAGCAGATATGTAACCTCATAGACCTTTACACTAcgaggatctgcagtggattttgctgcaaacccgcagtgtgaaatccgctgcgaagcagttatgtgtgaaggcaccctttaagTGTACCTCTCGGTATAACTTTTagaacctaaatcaacagtagatgtaaaataaagtttgcaatttacattcattatttttagtaGTTATCACaggaaacacagcacttcctgttttctgattttttttttgaaagagtctaaacacagaaagtcccgtgtttcccaagtcatctgcactcacagagaaagcagccatgtgattgatggttacactgagccgtgactctctgtactggtcgggacttcatgtgtctttttttagagacaaattttttttttctaccagcacaagactaaaaatctgccttcaggagactggacctggatgtctggtaagtacagctctattttacagcatgataacaaataatgaataaaaattgcaaacttgctttatatcacatctactgtggattcagattgtgaaagttataaggacagggacactttaaggataGGCCATGTATACATTGTCACTGAGTACTGAAGAGTACTGAGTGTGGCTGCTGGTTATACCACACAGGAGCCTGAGTGATGCAGCCCTGCTCTAAGGATAGGCTGTTAGATCCCCTGTGAGGATAGGGGTGCACCTCCTGGGTGGGGGACTGTGCTGGAGACACACACTGCCCCTCTCCAGGCTGCTGATGCTGAGGAGCAGCAGATGTGTGAGTACTGGAGAGGTGGTGTCAGGTGCAcagtccccccaccccctgcagccCAGTCACTGTGCCTCTCACCAGTCATGTGCTGCTGGGGGACCCCCCGTAGCCTCCTGCCGCCACTCTCATGCTGCTCTCCACCACCGAGCTCCGTTCCTCTCCCCTTTTCGGCTCCAGCCTAATCCACTTCCGGTTCTGTCATGGCGACGCCCGATGACGTGAGCACATCCTGACCAGAAGCCTCCTGATTGGTCAGAGCAGACTGGCCCACGGGAGAAGAAAATGCCGCCATACCGTAATACACAGATTAGAAGGGCGCCATGCCCCTTACCCATTCTGTACGGTCAGCCGCCTCCTCACAGGTGTCTGGAGCGGAGCGGTGTCCATGTGCAGCCGCTTCGTGTCACCATGAATCCCTCTGCTGCAGCCGGGCCCCGGGTGTTCGCTAATGGAGCAGCCGAGCGCCATACCGCACTAAGCCCCGGCCATGCGGCGCCGCAAGTGTTCTCCAGCCGGACTGCACGGCGCCTCCTAAGTGCCGCGTTTACGTCTCGGTCAGCGCAGCAGTTCTCCTCACATGTGCTGATAGCACAGGCTCCCGGGGCCGGCATGCCGCCACTCTTCCTCATTCCCTCGCGTCTGCTCCCGCACAGATCACCTTGCGCCGGCTCCACCCTGCAGCTTCCCTCCAATCTGCTGAGCGGACGGGAAGAGGGGGAGGCACGGACTGTGCAGAGCGTCTGCGGCGCCTCTACACGGAGTATTACGGTAGTGGTCCAGGCGTCTGCAGGATGCTGAGGATGGAAGAGAGCGCTGCTGGTGCAGAGGACACGGGGTGACCAGGAGGGTGGACGTCAGGGgatacacagcagagctgagggggaACCAGGAGGGTGGACGTCAGGGggtatacagcagagctgagggggaCATCAGGGgatatacagcagagctgaggggggaCCAGGAGGGTGGACGTCAGGGggtatacagcagagctgagggggaCATCAGGGgatatacagcagagctgaggggggaCCAGGAGGGTGGACGTCAGGGggtatacagcagagctgagggggaACCAGGAGGGTGGACGTCAGGGggtatacagcagagctgagggggaCATCAGGGgatatacagcagagctgaggggggaCCAGGAGGGTGGACGTCAGGGgatatacagcagagctgaggggggaCCAGGAGGGTGGACGTCAGGGggtatacagcagagctgaggggggaCCAGGAGGGTGGACGTCAGGGggtatacagcagagctgaggggaacATCAGGGgatatacagcagagctgaggggggaACCAGGAGGGTGGACGTCAGGGgatatacagcagagctgaggggggaACCAGGAGGGTGGACGTCAGGGGGTATACAGCACAGCTGAGGGGGGACGTCAGGGgatacacagcagagctgaggggggaCGTCAGGGgatatacagcagagctgaggggggaCGTCAGGGTACAGGTATTGCAGTCTGACTACATGGTGGTCATTGGGGTAGTGTTATAGTAGAGCTGTGTGAGTACTAGGTGGGTATAGCAGGGCTGTGTGAGTACTAGgtgggtatagcagagctgtgtgagtACTAGgtgggtatagcagagctgtgtgagtACTAGGTGgggatagcagagctgtgtgagtACTAGGTGGGTATAGCAGGGCTGTGTGAGTACTAGgtgggtatagcagagctgtgtgagtACTAGgtgggtatagcagagctgtgtgagtACTAGGTGgggatagcagagctgtgtgagtACTAGgtgggtatagcagagctgtgtgagtACTAGGTGGGTATAGCAGGGCTGTGTGAGTACTAGgtgggtatagcagagctgtgtgaggACTAGGTGgggatagcagagctgtgtgagtACTAGgtgggtatagcagagctgtgtgagtACTAGGTGgggatagcagagctgtgtaagtACAGTAGTGCACCTAGATTCTTACATGGCACAGACAGGATAGCTAGGCAGGGTGCCTGTTAGCACAGAAGTATGTCTCGCCCCTCTCGGCCCCCCTCAGGGGACATCCCCAGGAACCTGAGTTATATTGCAGGATTGTATGAGCGAGCCTATTACCGCACGGCCAGGCCCAGCCTAGAGGAGCATGATGAGGCAGACGAGGAGGTGTCTCCTCCTGGCCTCTCCTGCACAGTGAAATCTCAGGCTGCTCCTCGGAGGTGGAGATCACGCTCCGCACCTGCCCTGCGCGTCTCCCGGGTGGAGCGACACCGAAGCCCAGAGACCAGGAAGAGGGTGCGCTTTGCTGATGCACTAGGATTGGAGCTGGAGTCTGTCCGCCACTTCAGACGTGAAGACATGCCCCGTATCCCTCAGCATGTCACCCATCGGCTGCAGAAAGAGCTattggagcagctggggggctcCTGCACTGCCCGGCACGATGTGGTAGGTAGCTTTGTATTCTAGCCTATAGTCTATGCCTATATTGTCAGCACTGTTAAGAACAGTAATACAATGCATGGTTGGAAAGCACACACCTGCAGAGATCTTTCTCTATCGTTGGTGCCATCTTCTTCAATTTTATAACATTTTCATGCTGATAAGGAATTTTACGCCTAGATCCGTGGTCTTtaatctgtggctctccagatgttgtaaaaaccacaactcccagcatgcccgtaCGCAGCACTAGTGTGGCACTGTgaccacccttaaaggggttatccagcaaaaatctttctctttcaaatcaactagtttcagaaagttatatttgtttcacttctatttaaagaggatgtaccacccggtacatcctctttagcctgaagccacggatcgaatggcgccgacacggggaagccggtgccgcggtctgttttccggaccgaggccttgttcctgtgcacggcgctgttctatgcaccggaatcggcgggtgctcaagcactggaggtaggctggcccttcaggttaaagaggatgtacctggtggtacatcctctttaaaaatccccagtctctccatacttatctgctgctgtatgttctgcaggaaatcttttctttccagtctgacacagtgctctcttctcccACCTTTGAgccaggaactgtacagagcaggagaggttttctatggggatttgatactgctctagacagttcctgtctcagacaaaggtaacagaagagagcactgtgtcagactggaaagaaaacatttcctgcaggacatacagcagctgataagtatgataagtcttgagatttttaaatagaagtaaattacaaatctatataaatttctaaaaccagttgatttgaaagaaaaagattttcactggagtacccttttaattgaTTTTCCCCTGAACAGAAGACCCCGGGCTATCTAGCTGTGCCTAGAACTGCAGTGTGGATCCATTCATATTATAGGGGTTGCCTGGGCATTGGGTGTTTTCTACTGTGTTGCTGTAGCTGCATTGAAGATATAAAGGCTATGTACCTATCAGGTCTGTTGCCCAGCTGCTGCCAGTTTCCCGATCACCTGGTCTCCACTGCAGTCGTCCTCTTCTATATTCCCTTATTTCTAGTATATGTTTTTAGTGGTTCCTCTATTAGCCATAATGGTGTAATAGCCAGAAGCTTGACATACTGGTAGTGGGCTTATACTTAGAGTATAAACATGCCCCAGTTTTACCTATAAATCAAGCAGTATGCCCCTTGGCCTTTCTATTGGACGTAAACATAACCAAGCCCTTTTTAGTATTGGACacatttttttctccctttttaaatttttttttaataacggttTTGTACAATTTTGTATGttgttctctttatttctttttgcaTAGTTCTGCACAATAGTATATAAAAAAGGGTTGTCcgaggcagggctgtggagtcattaagccgcagctccaactccaactcctgaattttagcacgaccgactccgactcccgactccttcataaatggccggtcatataccaggggagttatttatcacactggctcagcagcttctcactaatgtcctacatgatcctggggcaacttctgagtgaataaaggaatactgtatataaagcagcttctcctgtgtgtgcagtggatgcagccagtctccagcctccatgtcctgaacttctCACAACTAAACTAGATGgtagtcttttcctgctgacagtcttctatgtttctaactaaatgtttaccatacttaaagaaacactgctaacaatgccagatacctgtaatataaaggtcagccatagtgatatacgggggggtcacacatagtgatatagagaggggtcacacagtgatatagaaggtcactgtgggggcacgcaataacacacacacacacacaccccacacagcctgctgcagccatagcacacacacacagcctgctgcagccatagcacacacacacagcctgctgcagccatagcacacacacacgcacagcctgctgcagccatagcactgacggggtcgtgactcccgccaaggacaggggtcaCTTTAATAGTGGTCAGTCACTTGCTCCAAATCATTCAGGCAGGTGCGCGCACACTAAGAAAGACTCTGACGCAAAATTCAGCTTCAATCTCAGTCCCTGCAGTGTTTGCCCTTGGGATCATCACACGGCACTGAGGTTTATTATAGAGAAAGTAATAGTTTACACACAGTACAAAGAAAGGGCGTGTTTAAAGCAGATAGTAAGCATATCTATCTTGTATCCGACTATGTTGTCCCTTGCTGTATTCTGAAATGTTCTCTTCGTGATCACAGTAGCTCCTTTGTTATGCCTCACATCTTGTTACTATTGTATCAGCTCTCAGGCATACTTGGCAAGTTACAGGCACCATCTTAAATTGCATAAGCATTGCTCGTCCgtttaaaggaaaatataatttctcaatataaaagtataaaaacatagaactaccctcacagcacacatacagcctgctgcagccatagcacacacacagcctgctgcagccatagcacacacacacacacacgcacagcctgctgcagctatagcacacacacagcctgctgcagccatagcacacacacagcttgctgcggccatagcacacacaacacacacacactcggcttgctgcggccgtagcacacatacacacagcctgctgcagctatagcatactcacgcagcctgctgcagtcatagcacacacacagcctactgcagccatagcacgcacacacacacacacacacacacacagctgcagccatagaacactgaagaaaaacacacaatcttctcccagagagaaaacaccacacagaggacagaggttactgctagactacttatgtcttctcctcctcctctatattacacaggatatcttcatattacactgctgctcatatacagtaatCCAGCATccaagagaacagcacagatctcccccacacaatggactcttccagctcagaaacaaactgccaaagagtgaccgacaacttttctatgacccccccttatgtaatagggccagtgtcctattagaatgttgcttataatatatattaatgagcaaaaattgtaaaattcatatcaaaattcaattctacctcttttaaagatttttttaaagctggagtcggtaattttttttccgactccagccaaaactagctccgactctacgactctgactccacagccctggtccgaggagcagaagatggctaaagccTTCTGCCCCTTGTCCGTTACCATCTCTCATTCCACATCTCAGAAGTATCCCTTCTGAGATGTGGAAGGGCGGGTCGAATTCCAAATCATTCCATGTGGGCAAAACCACGCCTGTATGCAATGTCCAgtagctgcacagtgtctccaATGATCAGGACTTAGATCTGCCTCTCCATATTtcgggcttggggggggggggagcagaaggctttagccatcttctgctccccagacaacccctttaagggtgagttcacacgtaccggaatcACAGCAAGATCTGCTGCCATTCTCGGCATGGTCAGTTTGCAtgagtttacatacttgcagtggaattttcatgtAACCCGCTGCTAAGGAGACAATTTTGCTAAATTAATCGAGAACTCCTGGCAAAGGTAAAAAACTAGGGAGGGCAGAGGTAGTGGGAGCATGTTAATGAAGTGATGCTTACCTGTCCCGGTGACTCCACAGTGCAGCTGCACCGCTCACTGATACTTGCTGGTGTCATGTATCTCCcggtcctgtgatgtcacagccccactcagaaatgcctgctcagtcaGAGGCTGgatacctctgcagtcactgactggtagcTCTTGTGGTGGTGTGACGATACAGGAACCCGGGCGACTCAGGAGACCGGCGGGTAACAGTGAGATggtggtgctgcggctgcaggggcaccgggacagg includes:
- the LOC138785570 gene encoding apoptosis regulator R1 isoform X2, which translates into the protein MAQSDPRTRPLVEDFVRYKLCQRSLVPEPNQPASCPLHSAMRAAGDEFEERFRQAFSEISSQIHVTPGTAYTHFAEVASGLFQGGVNWGRVVAFFVFGAALCAESVNKEMAPLLPRIQDWMVTYIETNLRDWMQSNGGWNGFLTLYGDGAIEEARRQREGNWASLKTVLTGAVALGALMTVGALFASK